The proteins below come from a single Alnus glutinosa chromosome 9, dhAlnGlut1.1, whole genome shotgun sequence genomic window:
- the LOC133877763 gene encoding omega-3 fatty acid desaturase, endoplasmic reticulum-like, translating to MKEPVLEEMENAGGFGNGFHGVGEKDDFDPSAPPPFKIAEIRAAIPKHCWVKNPWRSLSYALRDVFVVIALAAAVIYFNTWISWPLYWAAQGTMFWALFVLGHDCGHGSFSDSPELNNLVGHILHSAILVPYHGWRISHRTHHQNHGNVENDESWVPLTEKLYKSLAYSTRLLRFTVPFPLFAYPFYLWSRSPGKEGSHFSPYSKLFAPNERKDVITSTLCWSTMAALLIYSSYAIGPIQMLKLYGVPHLIFVMWLDLVTYLHHHGYEQKLPWYRGKEWSYLRGGLTTVDRDYGWFNSIHHDIGTHVIHHLFPQIPHYHLVEATNAAKPVLGKYYREPKRSGPFPIHLIKNLVRSIAEDHYVNDDGDIVYYQTDPELFKSSNSKSD from the exons ATGAAGGAACCGGTGCTTGAAGAGATGGAGAATGCCGGAGGGTTTGGCAATGGCTTTCATGGGGTTGGTGAAAAAGATGATTTCGACCCAAGTGCGCCGCCTCCATTTAAGATAGCTGAGATCCGAGCTGCCATTCCAAAGCACTGTTGGGTGAAGAATCCATGGAGGTCTCTGAGTTATGCTCTCAGGGATGTCTTTGTGGTTATTGCATTGGCAGCAGCAGTAATCTACTTCAATACTTGGATCTCTTGGCCACTCTACTGGGCTGCTCAGGGAACAATGTTCTGGGCTTTATTTGTTCTTGGACATGATTG TGGCCATGGAAGCTTTTCTGACAGTCCCGAGCTGAATAATTTGGTGGGGCATATCTTGCATTCTGCAATTCTTGTACCCTACCACGGATG GAGAATTAGCCACAGAACTCACCACCAGAACCATGGGAATGTCGAGAATGACGAGTCATGGGTTCCG TTGACTGAGAAGTTATACAAGAGTTTGGCTTACAGCACCCGATTGCTGAGATTCACAGTGCCTTTTCCCTTGTTTGCATACCCTTTTTACTTG TGGAGTCGAAGTCCAGGAAAGGAAGGTTCCCACTTCAGCCCATATAGCAAACTGTTCGCACCCAATGAAAGGAAAGATGTGATAACTTCAACCTTGTGCTGGTCTACAATGGCTGCTCTGCTTATCTATTCATCCTATGCAATAGGCCCCATCCAAATGCTAAAGCTTTACGGTGTTCCCCACTTG ATTTTTGTAATGTGGCTGGACCTTGTGACTTACTTACACCACCATGGCTATGAGCAGAAGCTTCCTTGGTACCGTGGCAAG GAATGGAGTTATCTAAGGGGAGGGCTCACAACAGTTGATCGAGATTATGGATGGTTTAATAGCATCCACCATGATATTGGCACCCATGTTATACATCATCTCTTCCCTCAAATCCCACACTATCATCTAGTGGAAGCG ACTAATGCAGCCAAACCAGTGCTTGGAAAGTACTATCGGGAGCCAAAGAGATCTGGGCCGTTCCCAATTCACTTGATCAAGAATCTAGTAAGAAGCATTGCAGAAGACCACTATGTCAATGACGATGGAGACATCGTCTACTATCAGACTGACCCTGAGTTGTTCAAATCTTCCAACAGCAAGTCTGACTGA